One stretch of Bombina bombina isolate aBomBom1 chromosome 7, aBomBom1.pri, whole genome shotgun sequence DNA includes these proteins:
- the LOC128636494 gene encoding uncharacterized protein LOC128636494: protein MTELENTEGTGFSALVYNPPNISALVCIPPVISAVVYITPVISAPVYIPPVISAPVYIPPAISAPVYIPPAISAPVYIPPVISAPVYIPPVISAPVYIPPVISALVYITHDISVLVYIPPAISSPAYILSAISAPVYIFPAISAPVYIISGISATVYIHPAISAFVYIPPVISALVYFPPAISAPVYIPPAISVPVYIPPAVSVPVYIPPAVSVPVYIPPAISAPVYIPPAISATVYIPPAVSVPVYIPPAVSVPVYIPPAISAPVYIPPAISAVVCIPPAISATVYIPPAISAPVYIPPAISAPVYIPPAISAPVCIPPAISAPVCIPPAISAPAYIPPAISAPAYIPPAISAPVYIPPAISATVYIPPAISAPAYIPPAISAPAYIPPAISAPAYIPPAISAPAYIPPAISAPAYIPPAISAPVCIPPAISAPVYIPPAISAPVYIFPAISAPAYIPPAISAPVYIPPARE, encoded by the coding sequence CTCTGCTCTTGTCTATAACCCTCCTAATATATCTGCTCTTGTCTGCATCCCTCCTGTCATCTCTGCTGTTGTCTATATCACTCCTGTTAtctctgctcctgtctatatcccTCCTGTTAtctctgctcctgtctatatcccTCCTGCTATCTCTGCACCTGTCTATATCCCTCCTGCTATCTCTGCACCTGTCTATATCCCTCCTGTTAtctctgctcctgtctatatcccTCCTGTCAtctctgctcctgtctatatcccTCCTGTCATCTCTGCTCTTGTCTATATCACTCATGATATCTCTGTTCTTGTCTATATCCCTCCTGCTATCTCTTCTCCTGCATATATCCTTTCTGCTATCTCTGCTCCTGTCTATATATTTCCTGCTATCTCTGCCCCTGTCTATATAATTTCTGGTATATCTGCTACTGTCTATATCCATCCTGCTATATCTGCTTTTGTCTATATCCCTCCTGTTATCTCTGCTCTTGTCTATTTCCCTCCTGCTAtctctgctcctgtctatatcccTCCTGCTATCTCTGTTCCTGTCTATATCCCTCCTGCTGTCTCTGTTCCTGTCTATATCCCTCCTGCTGTCTCTGTTCCTGTCTATATCCCTCCTGCTATCTCTGCACCTGTCTATATCCCTCCTGCTATCTCTGCTACTGTCTATATCCCTCCTGCTGTCTCTGTTCCTGTCTATATCCCTCCTGCTGTCTCTGTTCCTGTCTATATCCCTCCTGCTATCTCTGCACCTGTCTATATCCCTCCTGCTATCTCTGCTGTTGTCTGTATCCCTCCTGCTATCTCTGCTACTGTCTATATCCCTCCTGCTATCTCTGCACCTGTCTATATCCCTCCTGCTATCTCTGCACCTGTCTATATCCCTCCTGCTATCTCAGCACCTGTCTGTATCCCTCCTGCTATCTCAGCACCTGTCTGTATCCCTCCTGCTATCTCTGCACCTGCCTATATCCCTCCTGCTATCTCTGCACCTGCCTATATCCCTCCTGCTAtctctgctcctgtctatatcccTCCTGCTATCTCTGCTACTGTCTATATCCCTCCTGCTATCTCTGCACCTGCCTATATCCCTCCTGCTATCTCTGCACCTGCCTATATCCCTCCTGCTATTTCTGCACCTGCCTATATCCCTCCTGCTATTTCTGCACCTGCCTATATCCCTCCTGCTATCTCTGCACCTGCCTATATCCCTCCTGCTATTTCTGCACCTGTCTGTATCCCTCCTGCTATCTCTGCCCCTGTCTATATCCCTCCTGCTAtctctgctcctgtctatatctttcctgCTATCTCTGCACCTGCCTATATCCCTCCTGCTATCTCTGCACCTGTCTATATCCCTCCTgctagagaatga